A single window of Loxodonta africana isolate mLoxAfr1 chromosome 10, mLoxAfr1.hap2, whole genome shotgun sequence DNA harbors:
- the AKAP5 gene encoding A-kinase anchor protein 5, producing METTVSEIQVENKEETRSAEVSPQDERREKKASMLCFKRRKKAAKAPKPKAGSEASDEAGASDQPQPRGGAWASFKRLVTRRKRSDSSKQRKPFEGKVQSEINAEDAGLSKKKAKSRLKMPCIKFSRGEKRSSHSRIIEDSDCSIKVQREAERLDTKTQTQLSDQTTKARSTQDLREGVSQKDGDEIREANVSNSVTSRQKVVSVELGLDTGHSAIQAKTLILEKDTEAIQEKQGVQQEQANPPETSETDHQLPVVSDVLPPPAIPDQQIVEEASNSILESEPHWKGHESREIVAEESKPKDTEVSTGESDIKENEITVEKPKSEESKRMEPIAIIITDTEISEFDVKKSKNVPKQFLISIENEQVGVFANDNGFEGRTSEQYETLLIETASSLVKNAIQLSIEQLVNEMVSDDNKINNLLQ from the coding sequence ATGGAGACCACAGTTTCTGAAATCCAAGTAGAAAACAAGGAGGAGACAAGATCAGCAGAAGTTAGTCCTCAGGATGAGAGGCGAGAGAAAAAAGCCTCCATGCTCTGCttcaagagaaggaagaaagcagcCAAAGCGCCGAAGCCCAAAGCTGGCTCGGAAGCCAGCGATGAGGCAGGAGCTTCTGATCAGCCGCAGCCCCGAGGAGGGGCCTGGGCCTCATTCAAACGTCTTGTAACACGAAGGAAAAGGTCAGATTCTTCAAAGCAGCGAAAGCCCTTTGAGGGTAAAGTGCAATCTGAAATAAATGCTGAGGATGCTGGTCTTTCCAAGAAAAAGGCAAAATCCAGACTTAAAATGCCCTGCATAAAATTCTCAAGAGGTGAGAAAAGAAGCAGTCATTCCAGAATTATAGAAGACTCAGACTGCAGCATCAAAgtgcagagagaggctgaaagattGGATACAAAAACTCAGACTCAATTGAGTGACCAGACCACAAAAGCCAGGTCGACCCAGGATCTACGTGAAGGTGTCTCACAGAAAGATGGTGATGAGATACGTGAAGCAAATGTGAGCAACAGTGTAACTTCTAGACAGAAAGTGGTTTCAGTAGAACTTGGATTAGATACTGGGCATTCTGCTATTCAAGCAAAAACTCTAATTCTTGAAAAAGATACTGAGGCGATCCAGGAAAAACAAGGTGTCCAGCAGGAGCAAGCAAATCCACCTGAAACTTCAGAAACAGACCATCAGCTACCAGTGGTTTCTGATGTTCTGCCCCCACCTGCAATCCCAGACCAACAAATTGTGGAAGAAGCCAGTAACAGTATCCTAGAAAGTGAACCACACTGGAAAGGCCATGAAAGTAGAGAAATTGTAGCTGAAGAGAGTAAGCCTAAAGATACTGAAGTCAGTACCGGTGAatcagatataaaagaaaatgagatcaCTGTGGAGAAACCCaaatcagaagaaagcaaaaggatggagccaattgctattattattacagACACTGAAATCAGTGAATTTGATGTTAAGAAATCTAAAAATGTCCCAAAGcaatttttaatttcaattgaaaATGAGCAAGTAGGGGTTTTTGCCAACGATAATGGTTTTGAGGGTAGAACTTCAGAACAATATGAAACACTCTTAATAGAAACAGCTTCTTCTCTTGTCAAGAATGCTATCCAGTTGTCTATAGAACAGTTAGTTAATGAAATGGTCTCTgatgataataaaataaataatcttCTACAGTGA